The sequence TTCAGCCAAATAAGCCCTGTTCAAAACTCCTCCTTCATAAACCTCTCCTCCAAACTCTCTTTCCAAACCGGATCGCAGCTCCATAGAATTTTGCATAAGGTATTTTGCTCTATCATCTGCAAAATAAACCGGAACCCCATACTTTAAAAGCATCTTCGCTACAGTACTTTTTCCGCTCCCGATACCACCTGTAAGCCCTACAACTAACATAATAACATTTTACTTATCTATTTTTCTCAACAAAAATTCAACCTCAGCAGGTTCCACTCTTATCAGATCAACCTTATCAGACAAGACATTAACTTTTAACGGAATAGTAGCAGCATCATCACTTTTCAGACTGTCATAATCAGCTACAACCTCAAAATGCGTTGGTTTTATAGACTCACAATCACTTAATCCGGCATTAAATATCAACTCCACATTATCAGGAAATGTTTTTAACAGAAATCCTTGGGGTATATTCTCGAAAGCTACCGGAACATTAATCCTGTTCTGTGTAAATTGCTCTATCTTTATCTCTACACTTACAGCCTTAACGGATAACTCAACTCTATCGTCTTCGAGGCTTTTGAATGCTATAGTACTTTTAGTGCTTTCTCTAAGATTTTTTCTTTCAAAATAAACAGTTTCAATAGAATCTATTTCTGTCACTACCGACGAAGGACCGCTTATAGTAATTGAATCCGGCTTTATTGAAACCGGCTCTAAAAACTTATATGACTTATCCAAATCAAGGCTATAATTCAAAATTACGGGGATTTTTTTCGATACCTTCTTCGAAAAATCAAAATGAATTGTATCCGGTCCATTATAAGACAGACCCACACTACCCGGAAACTGTTGCTTTATCAAAATAAACTGTTCTTCAGGCAATACATAATACTGTCCATCCGAATACTTTTTCAATTCAGATAAATCAACCTCTATTTTCTTCCCTGTTAAGGTGTAATTCAACATCTGAAAACCACTTCCCGAAACTTCAAGAGACAAATTAGCCTCATCGATTTTACTCCAGGAAAGATTTTCGGGTACAGAAATATATTTCACAGAAAAATCATCAGTTACAGTATATGATTTTGACAGTTTAATCAAAAGCCAAAATAAAGTGGATATAAATACAAAAACAAAAAAGACACGGTAATTACGTCCCTTGCTATAGTTTTTTATTAATTTAACTATTTCTCTATAAGTCCTCTTCATTTTTGTCAAATAAATTATCCTTTGGTTTAATTGTCTTTTACCCTTTTCAATAACTTTGGACATCTTAAAAAGGGCACTTCCAAAAATTTGTCACAAACAAATATCTCGTAATGTTTACTTTATTCCAAATAAAAAGCCCCCAATAAATGGAGGCTTTAAAAAAAACTTCTTTAAAGTTTATTTCTTTTCGTATTTCTTTTCCTCTGATGAATAACTGGCAGCAGTAAGTTCCTGCGATATAGCCGAACGCTCAAATTTAATTCTACCTGCTCCTGTTTCTATCACACATGTTGTATCGCTAAGGTCAATTATTTTACCGTGAATTCCACTGGTAGTAACAACTCTGTCTCCCTTATTAATATCACTTTGAAACTTCTTTTCTGTTTTTTGTTTCTTTACCTGAGGTCTGATCATAAAAAAGTAAATAACCGCAAACATTAAAACAAGCATTATAATGGAGTTCCATTGCCCTCCATCTGCCTGTAAAAAAACTGTATCCATTCTATCTATTATTATTAATTATTTATTAGTCTCTTTTTTGGCAACATTAGCCATAATATGTACAAACTCCATCCTTTTTTCGGTATTGGTAGTAAGTGTAACTCTTTTGTTTTGTTTACCGGGTTTACGGTTAGAGTTAAACTTTACAGAAATTTCACCTTCCTCTCCGGGTTGTATCGGCTTATCGGTATATTTTGGAATTGTACAGCCGCAAGACGCCCTTGCGTTTGTAATAATTAATGGTGTATCCCCATCATTTTTGAATTTAAATACTGTTTCTACAATATCTCCTTCATTTATATCTCCAAAATCGTGTTTTTCTTTTTCGAAAGTCATTGTTGGAAACCCCTTATTGATCTCTGCAACTTTTAACTCCGAACTTTCTGCATTTTCCTTATTAATTCTACTTGTAGCATCATCGCCACAAGATGAAAACAAAAGAACTCCAAAAGTTAACGCAAGGATTTTTAAGCTTTTCATAATACTACATTAAATGGTTATTATTTAATAATTACGCACCAAATATAATACTTTATGACAATTAAGACGAACTACTCGGGCTTAATTAAGGTTTAAACATTTAAATCAACCCTCTGCCGGATTTCTTTATTACACCTTCTTTATCGAGATCTCTCCACAAATTATCGAGTACACCATTTATAAAAACACGACTCTTAGGAGTAGAAAAATCTTTCGACAACTCTAAATACTCATTAATCGTAACTTTTGTTGGGATAGATGGAAAATACAGGAATTCACTAAGCCCCATCTCCATTAAAATCAAATCCAACTGAGCTATACGGTCTGAATCCCAGCCCGGAGTTTTGTCGGAAATTAATTTTCGGGTTTTCTCTGAATTTAATATTGTTTTCTTAAACAGATCTATTGCAAACTTTTTATCTTCTAAATCCTTATAAAGAGTCATCAAAGGCTGTTCATCTTCCGAATCCTCAAATATAAGCGTTAGCGATTTTACAACCATACTGTTAGCAACAGCCAAATCGCCTAACCATGATATATTTTCACTCTCTATAAACTCATGAATCTTTTCGTTTGGTGCAATAATCTCTTTATAAACATCTATCATAAAGTTTTTATCCGACTTAAATCGAGGAGAATCTTTTGCAATATACTTGGCGTAAAGATCGCTTTCTTTGATTTCTTTTAGCAGTATCTGTAAGTATTCGTCATGATCTTTCCACCCAAGGCTCCTGTCTTCTAAATTTTGATTTAATGCCTTGCTTTCTGCTAATTTGGCAACAAACTTATTATTAGCAAACTTCTCATTGGGTGCCAATTCCCTATCCTGGGGAGACAACCTGTTTTTTCTTTTCTCGAGGATGTTTTTATCCCACTCTACAACCTCTACAACCAAATCCAGAAGCAGTATATATAAATCAAATATGTTGTCAATACTCCTTAACATATTTTTTTGTTCACCATCAACCTTATCATTTCCCGATTGAACAAAGGCATAAACTGATTGCATCACTTTTGCCCTGATATGTCTCCTTGTAAGCA is a genomic window of Bacteroidota bacterium containing:
- a CDS encoding YbbR-like domain-containing protein is translated as MKRTYREIVKLIKNYSKGRNYRVFFVFVFISTLFWLLIKLSKSYTVTDDFSVKYISVPENLSWSKIDEANLSLEVSGSGFQMLNYTLTGKKIEVDLSELKKYSDGQYYVLPEEQFILIKQQFPGSVGLSYNGPDTIHFDFSKKVSKKIPVILNYSLDLDKSYKFLEPVSIKPDSITISGPSSVVTEIDSIETVYFERKNLRESTKSTIAFKSLEDDRVELSVKAVSVEIKIEQFTQNRINVPVAFENIPQGFLLKTFPDNVELIFNAGLSDCESIKPTHFEVVADYDSLKSDDAATIPLKVNVLSDKVDLIRVEPAEVEFLLRKIDK
- the nusB gene encoding transcription antitermination factor NusB; the encoded protein is MLTRRHIRAKVMQSVYAFVQSGNDKVDGEQKNMLRSIDNIFDLYILLLDLVVEVVEWDKNILEKRKNRLSPQDRELAPNEKFANNKFVAKLAESKALNQNLEDRSLGWKDHDEYLQILLKEIKESDLYAKYIAKDSPRFKSDKNFMIDVYKEIIAPNEKIHEFIESENISWLGDLAVANSMVVKSLTLIFEDSEDEQPLMTLYKDLEDKKFAIDLFKKTILNSEKTRKLISDKTPGWDSDRIAQLDLILMEMGLSEFLYFPSIPTKVTINEYLELSKDFSTPKSRVFINGVLDNLWRDLDKEGVIKKSGRGLI
- the yajC gene encoding preprotein translocase subunit YajC, with amino-acid sequence MDTVFLQADGGQWNSIIMLVLMFAVIYFFMIRPQVKKQKTEKKFQSDINKGDRVVTTSGIHGKIIDLSDTTCVIETGAGRIKFERSAISQELTAASYSSEEKKYEKK
- a CDS encoding DUF1573 domain-containing protein is translated as MKSLKILALTFGVLLFSSCGDDATSRINKENAESSELKVAEINKGFPTMTFEKEKHDFGDINEGDIVETVFKFKNDGDTPLIITNARASCGCTIPKYTDKPIQPGEEGEISVKFNSNRKPGKQNKRVTLTTNTEKRMEFVHIMANVAKKETNK